The proteins below come from a single Rhizobium tropici CIAT 899 genomic window:
- a CDS encoding Lrp/AsnC family transcriptional regulator yields MLDERDRKILEFLQADAGISVTELADRVALSVSACSRRIQRLEESGHIARRIVVLDREKMGVPTTVYAMIKTAHHADEWIESFRKVIGDIPEIVEAHRLTGNYDYILKIVLPRVEHYDVIYKQLVRKIELFDVSASISMEELKSGASVPVGYAQ; encoded by the coding sequence ATGCTTGATGAACGCGACCGAAAGATTCTCGAATTTCTGCAGGCGGATGCCGGCATTTCCGTCACCGAACTTGCCGATCGCGTCGCCCTGTCGGTGTCGGCCTGCTCGCGTCGCATACAGCGGCTTGAGGAAAGCGGGCATATCGCCCGGCGTATCGTCGTGCTCGACCGCGAGAAGATGGGAGTGCCGACCACGGTCTATGCGATGATCAAGACGGCGCATCACGCCGACGAGTGGATCGAATCCTTCCGCAAAGTCATCGGTGATATCCCTGAGATCGTCGAGGCGCATCGGCTTACCGGGAATTATGATTATATCCTCAAGATCGTGTTGCCGCGTGTCGAGCATTACGATGTCATCTACAAGCAGCTCGTGCGCAAGATCGAGCTCTTCGACGTCTCGGCGTCGATCTCGATGGAGGAACTTAAAAGCGGCGCCTCCGTTCCTGTCGGGTATGCACAATAG
- a CDS encoding aspartate/glutamate racemase family protein, with product MRTIGLIGGMSFESSAVYYRLINEMVRERLGGLSSAEMVMYSVNFEEIVALQKAGRWNDAADRLADAAERLQKAGAECVLICTNTMHLIAPQVAERVSAPLIHIIDETAAALKAAGRIKPLLLATRYTMEHGFYAERMAENGVSIMVPGPEDRTVTHDIIFNELCAGIIKDESRRKLNGIIARAKAEGADSVILGCTEICLILDPKALILPGFDTTTIHAEAAVNFALADAKARSSCAA from the coding sequence ATGCGCACCATTGGCCTGATCGGCGGTATGAGTTTCGAGAGTTCGGCAGTCTATTATCGCCTGATCAACGAAATGGTCCGCGAGCGGCTGGGCGGCCTCTCCTCGGCCGAAATGGTGATGTACTCCGTCAATTTCGAAGAGATCGTCGCGCTGCAAAAGGCTGGACGCTGGAACGATGCGGCCGATCGCCTCGCCGATGCGGCGGAACGCCTGCAAAAGGCCGGTGCCGAATGCGTGCTCATCTGCACCAACACCATGCACCTGATCGCACCTCAGGTTGCCGAACGCGTTTCAGCTCCGCTCATCCACATCATCGATGAAACCGCCGCGGCCCTAAAGGCCGCCGGCAGGATCAAGCCGCTGCTGCTCGCCACACGCTACACGATGGAACACGGCTTCTATGCCGAGCGAATGGCTGAAAACGGCGTCTCCATCATGGTGCCCGGTCCCGAGGATCGCACCGTCACGCACGATATCATCTTTAACGAGCTCTGCGCCGGCATCATCAAGGACGAATCGCGCCGAAAGCTGAACGGCATCATCGCGCGCGCCAAGGCGGAAGGCGCCGACAGCGTCATTCTCGGCTGCACCGAGATCTGCCTCATCCTCGATCCGAAGGCGCTGATCCTGCCGGGCTTCGACACGACGACGATCCACGCGGAAGCCGCCGTAAACTTTGCTCTTGCGGATGCAAAGGCTCGCAGCAGCTGCGCCGCCTGA
- a CDS encoding bifunctional helix-turn-helix transcriptional regulator/GNAT family N-acetyltransferase — protein MPAAADFTTIDAVRNFNRFYTNFLGVLNKAYLDSPYTLTDVRVLFEVGFRGGVAASALTRELHLDPAYLSRIVKRFREDGLIETTLDPNDARSQIIKVTDKGQAQFEEFVRRSRAQIAGYFEKLAPGEPERVVAAMQTIQETLGPDRTEAPPAIIRNHRPGDIGWIVQSQARFYTEEFGWDDRFEGLVAEVAGKFLSNFNPQKDRCWIAERGGLNVGSAMITNGGDGIAKLRLLYVDKTARGLGLGKMLVDECIRFSRDAGYKTLSLWTNDILDTARAIYIKTGFRLVAEERHRMFGPELNGQTWELDL, from the coding sequence ATGCCCGCCGCTGCCGATTTCACGACCATCGATGCCGTTCGTAACTTCAATCGCTTCTATACGAATTTCCTCGGCGTCCTGAACAAGGCCTATCTCGACAGCCCCTATACGCTCACGGATGTGCGCGTGCTGTTCGAAGTCGGCTTCCGCGGTGGCGTCGCAGCTTCCGCGCTGACACGCGAGCTGCATCTCGACCCCGCCTATCTCAGCCGCATCGTCAAGCGCTTTCGCGAGGATGGGCTGATCGAAACGACGCTGGACCCGAACGATGCGCGCAGCCAGATCATAAAGGTCACCGACAAGGGACAGGCGCAATTCGAGGAATTCGTCCGCCGCTCACGCGCGCAGATCGCCGGATATTTCGAAAAACTCGCGCCCGGCGAACCCGAGCGTGTCGTTGCAGCGATGCAGACGATACAGGAAACACTCGGCCCCGATCGAACCGAAGCGCCCCCCGCGATCATTCGCAATCACCGCCCTGGTGACATCGGCTGGATCGTGCAAAGCCAGGCGCGCTTCTACACCGAGGAATTCGGCTGGGACGATCGCTTCGAAGGCTTGGTGGCCGAAGTCGCCGGTAAATTCCTGTCTAATTTCAACCCGCAAAAAGATCGGTGCTGGATTGCCGAGCGAGGCGGCCTGAATGTCGGCTCCGCCATGATCACCAATGGCGGCGACGGCATCGCAAAGCTTCGGCTGCTCTATGTCGACAAGACAGCCCGCGGCCTCGGCCTCGGCAAGATGCTGGTCGACGAATGCATCCGTTTCTCGCGTGATGCCGGCTATAAAACACTCTCGCTCTGGACCAATGACATTCTCGATACGGCCCGAGCGATCTACATCAAGACTGGCTTCAGACTTGTAGCGGAGGAACGGCATCGAATGTTCGGCCCGGAACTGAACGGCCAGACATGGGAACTCGATCTGTAA
- a CDS encoding GNAT family N-acetyltransferase codes for MTTDTEIRIEPISAEHIEGFHKALDAVAREREYLSLLEAFPLEETRIFVLGMIEKGNPQFVALADGKVVGWCDISRHGFPSHAHAGKLGMGIIPAYRGRGLGRRLIETTLHAARDAGIERVELSVHADNNKAIALYEKVGFVREGLARKSVRIDGRYKDAIHMAFFHE; via the coding sequence ATGACCACCGACACCGAAATCCGGATAGAACCCATATCAGCCGAGCATATCGAAGGTTTTCACAAGGCGCTCGATGCGGTCGCGCGTGAGCGGGAATATCTATCGCTGCTCGAAGCCTTTCCGCTGGAAGAAACACGCATTTTCGTGCTTGGCATGATCGAAAAAGGCAATCCGCAATTCGTCGCCTTGGCCGATGGGAAGGTGGTCGGCTGGTGCGATATCAGCCGCCATGGCTTTCCTTCCCATGCCCACGCCGGCAAGCTCGGCATGGGCATCATCCCCGCCTATCGCGGCCGGGGATTGGGACGTCGATTGATAGAGACGACGCTGCATGCCGCGCGGGATGCAGGAATAGAACGCGTCGAACTCAGCGTGCATGCCGACAACAACAAGGCCATCGCGCTCTACGAAAAAGTCGGTTTTGTGCGGGAGGGCCTCGCCCGCAAATCCGTTCGCATCGACGGCCGCTATAAGGACGCGATCCACATGGCGTTTTTCCACGAGTAG
- a CDS encoding TetR/AcrR family transcriptional regulator — translation MTTDTLDIAPKLRGRPREFDMDSALDEALRVFSERGYYAASISELTEAMDLTAGSVYKAFGDKRGVFLAAFSRYRQVRQQLIDETLAEAPNAHDKLRALVTFFAEASCGEIGRRGCLVVGSATELALFDEEVAGRVGVAFDFDERRILNLIRLGQEDGSISKHVDPESTACTLLALTKGMRVIGKTGRTTEQMLAVAETAMKLLN, via the coding sequence ATGACGACAGACACACTCGACATCGCACCGAAGCTTCGCGGTCGCCCACGGGAATTCGACATGGATTCCGCGCTGGACGAAGCGCTGCGCGTTTTTTCCGAGCGCGGCTATTATGCCGCCTCGATCAGCGAATTGACCGAGGCCATGGACCTGACCGCAGGCAGCGTCTACAAGGCTTTCGGCGACAAGCGCGGCGTATTCCTCGCCGCGTTCAGCCGGTATCGCCAGGTCCGCCAGCAACTCATCGACGAGACGCTTGCGGAAGCTCCGAATGCTCATGACAAACTTCGTGCCTTGGTGACGTTCTTCGCGGAGGCCTCATGCGGGGAGATCGGCCGCCGCGGCTGCCTCGTGGTCGGAAGCGCAACGGAGCTTGCGCTTTTCGACGAAGAAGTCGCCGGTCGCGTCGGCGTCGCCTTCGATTTCGACGAAAGACGCATCCTCAATTTGATCCGTCTCGGACAGGAGGATGGCTCCATATCGAAGCATGTCGATCCGGAAAGTACTGCCTGCACCCTCCTTGCCCTGACGAAGGGTATGCGTGTGATCGGCAAGACTGGCCGCACCACCGAACAGATGCTCGCCGTCGCCGAAACGGCCATGAAACTGCTGAACTGA